One part of the Mustela erminea isolate mMusErm1 chromosome 11, mMusErm1.Pri, whole genome shotgun sequence genome encodes these proteins:
- the MRPS33 gene encoding 28S ribosomal protein S33, mitochondrial, with protein sequence MSSLSEYALRMTRLSARLFGEVARPTDSKSMKVVKLFSEQPLAKRKETYDWYPNHNTYYALMGTLRFLGLYRDEHQDFKDEQLRLKKLRGKGKPKKGEGKRATKKK encoded by the exons ATGTCTTCACTTTCAGAATATGCCTTGCGCATGACTCGTCTGAGTGCCCGGCTGTTTGGTGAAGTGGCCAGGCCTACTGATTCCAAATCCATGAAAGTGGTGAAACTGTTCAGTGAGCAGCCTCTGGCCAAGAGAAAAGAGACTTATGACTGGTACCCAAATCACAACACTTACTATGCTCTCATGGGGACACTGCGTTTTCTTGGCCTCTATAG AGATGAGCACCAGGACTTCAAGGATGAGCAGTTGCGCCTAAAGAAGCTTCGTGGCAAGGGGAAAccaaagaagggagaagggaaaagagcaaCGAAAAAGAAGTAG